GCCAGAAACGTCAGGACGGGGAGCGCCTTCTACAGCCCAACGAGGCCGTGTACCGCCTGGACTTCACCAAGCAGTCGCTGGGCTTCTCCCATTGGACGGTGCGTCTGGCCCATTCGGGCTGCCTCACCATCACAGCCACGTCGCAGCTGTGGACGCCCGACCTCACCCACCTGATGACCCGCCAGCTCCTGGAGCCCCCGGGGGTCTTCTGGAGAGCGGCGGATGACGCCCACGAGGGGGGGACCAAGTGCTACGAGGCTGACGCGCACGAGTTTGGCGAGCGCATTGCGGAGCTGGCCAAGGTGAGGAAGGTCATGTACTTCCTGTTTGCCTTCGGGGAGGGATGCAGCCCGGAGACGGTGGACTGCTCCATCACCTTCACGGTGGACAGTTAAAACCTTCTATGGAACCTTCGTGAATTTTGAACACAGCACCAGTTTGTAACCAAGTAACTGTAACTAAAGCAAagtaaagtaaacaaaaaatgtcaggaaaagccgacTAGAACACCTAAACTTAGAgactaaatggtggcaggtgtgtgctgactcccatttaacattagtttgaatgtgattggttaattttgaacacaacCACAGTTCCAGTTTTCTAACTAAGTAACTGTAACTCAATATTTAAAATactagttatttttatttaacctatatttgtgcaatatatttgtgcaatttgtgcaatatatttgaattgattcattatttaagtaccattttttattttgtgcagtgttaatgttcaaaatgtgcgtgttacagtggcttacttGTTAAATATACTTTTCGAGAATAAAACCTTTGTCTCgtttggtgtaaaaagtttgacaacTACAGGATTGGTCATTAGATTCCCTCGTGACGCAACTGTTGtgtatttgtcttcattttctaCGATTGCTTGGGATTCAGCGGCACTGCGGACGACTGCTTAGCAGAGTTCAGGGGTCGTAGGCACAGAGTTTGTTTGTATGACAAACATGACACAtttatgtaaaatatgacacataaataaagaaataattacACGCGATGAGGATAAATGAACACATtctaatatataaaaataaaaataatatcaaacacaaataaaacaaaacaaagtgcacttaaatatcatttaaaaaagttaaaacagtGCTGGCATGGCCACCAGGAACATAGTGTAAATGTACTGCAGCTTTATCTTAACCATCAGGGTTGTGCAGCGCACCAGAATGGCTTtgctcaaatgaaaaacaattccaAAAAATGATCTTTCATCTCACGGTAAGGTGACCTTGGACTCTGATGAATACCCCACTTAtgattaaaaaatgcaaattggtTTTTAGCCTCGCCCAACTCTTTTGAAAATCCAGCACATCTAACAAATCAGAAAAGAACAATCCCACCTCGTGCATACTTACAGTAAAAGCTTACTATAATatttgaaaatttttttttaggttaatcAGACGCAATGATAGCAGGTGTGTGTGCTGGCTTCCAtttggttaattttgaacacagtTACGTCACAGTTTGTAACTGAGTAACTGTAACTAAGCAACTGTAACTATGCTGTAACTAAGTAACCCTACCTTGGTAGCTTCAACTACAGTAATTAACTTAGTAATTTAGTAGCTCATATTTATgtgttttagtaaaaaaaaaaaactttgcttcTTATAGATTAAAAAccatgtaaataaatgaataagaaaacatgttttattaaaaatagtgattttttgggggggagtttaaatgtgattggttaattatgAATACAGCCACATTCCTATTTATAAAAGGGTGTGGACACTTTTGCAACcatattatctcagttgtttatttttactttcccatgcattttttttcctttttcaatgaaattgcacaggttataggtcacattaatgatttattttggtctcagttttttttttttctttttcaaaaaacctgacatttgacaggggtgtgtagaatttttaaGACCACTGTAACTCAttattcagtgtgtgtgtgtgtgtctgtgtgtattggTTTATGAGCAGGAGCCGAACAAATGGGttatgtttttgcaaaatgaggATGGGTTGGTATTAAGCAAGAAGATGCCCGGCGGACCGGTTGGCACGGGCTGCATGCATATACTTTACTACTCCAGTCGACTAGAGACTGCACGGGGGCTAATTAAAAAGATCTAAGCGGGTGGTAAGCGGAGGCCGTAAATGAAAAAGCACTCACAGATATTGGCGGGTGATTAACATCCAAACACTTtgaaacaaaaagtgtttttgaagAACTGGTTtcacacgggggggggggggggaatatctCATAGGAGAGTGAGACTAACAGACGAACTGCATTTAAAAAGAGAATCCAAAACTTTGAATTACTTGGCTTTTTATTATCTGATTTCAAAGTCCAAATTAATAACAAAGCAACTGGTCCAGTTAGAATTTATGGTTTCATCTGCTCTACAAATTATTCCTCCCACCCTCCATTTGGATTTCTTTCCAGTGTTTGGATGAATAGTAACAATTAGATCTTGTGGTGAGGCTGTGAAATGTGAGCTCTTAGCACACAGTTAACAACAGGAAggtttatacacacacacacacacacacacacacatacacgtacacacatatatatatatatatatatatatatatatatatatatatatatatatatatatatatatgtagatagatagatagtataCAGTCCAAACCCATTATGTATTTGGAAATATTTTGcagttttgattaaaaaaaatactaaaacatcaaattataaaaacagtattttttaatatagttatatattatataactatatatatatatatatatatatatatatatatatatatatatatatagttatttctgtattattttgtaacatcatcaaactgaaataaaaaaattataataataatttatgagttaattattttagttttatataatataattgtaATATAATTTATGAATTATGCATTATTGAATATTTCCcgcccaaaaaaatatataagccagttttttttttttttttactaaaacataaaataaaacacatttaaaaaatatattgtttttatataattatGTACTACTAATTATTTTGTAAGGAAAATGataaatattttctatattaGTATACTACATTTTATATTACTATGATATtttatattacaattttatattactatactgtatttactagTAGTAATAGCAGTATAGTATTACTATactatattttacataaaacacATATCATTAGATTAACTAGATTAAAAAACTATAATAGGTATAGTATACCAATAACGGTGTAGAATGTTACGCAAAAcacctgtacacttttttttttttttacactggccACCTTACTAGACTTACAAACAAAGGAAAGCACTTACTTTTTGCCATAGGGACTCTCTCGAGGCCAGACTGGAGCAGGCCGCCACAAACCAACAATTCCCCAGCTGCCCCTGGTGGAGGTCGTGCGCACTGATGCCATCCACGAACAAGTGAGGGTCCTCACACAGCTCctacacacaatatatatgtgcaaatgtaaaaagactttttttgttaagaatttttaatgattgataattttatacatttatatggaaaAATTATCATTTCtaaaatatttgacatatttgtatgcttttaatcattattttgttatattgtaaaaacaattgtaactttttttacaaaaccataaaagagtttaaaaatgttaacatatttgaataatgtattttttaataaaacttaTTAATTCAGGTAATCAACTGTTGTgtgacaaaatcaaaataacatttcataccatatatgaaatattattttgttaaaaaaaacttctaaaacacaataacaaaataagTTTGCAaagtatttattatgttttttcaaatacattacataatgtataaaataataaataaaacaataaatggtttatagattatttgattttgaaaaaatgcaccgAAGTCCACATGCGAGGAAGACTCTCagtaacaacccaggctaaacttagctccttccCAACACACAAAGCTTGTTTCTCAGttgatgtatcacttcaacacacTTCCTTggaccaattactactttcctattagactgggctttggcgccatcttgtaacATTTTAGGATTGTAgttgtgaatttgtgaatagtgaaatGCAAATACGCGGGGGATTACTTGGTACCACTTTTGGGTCGTTCCACTttggaggtaccactgtacagagAAGCAAAAAGAGGTGGGCGGGGGAGGGAGTGGTAATGAAGGCGAGCGAGACCACCACGTCTTACGCTGACGTGTAGGGGGCCTTAAATGCATTTGTGAAATCACATTTACCGAGCGTGTCCGGGTCCATTTTCAGCCTCTGTGCGGACACGCTGTCTTTCATTACAGCTAACAATGTGGTGCTCAATAAGCTGCTGCagcgctttctctctctctctctttctctcactttctctcactctctctcacacacacacacacacactgacgcacacgcacacaatgtgCCGGCTGGGGTCGGAACCTCGCCATTTACAGAGACACGCTGTCCTCCTCCATTTTTTGTCCACAACACTCCATgctgcgtttttttttgtacaaatgcttTAAAACTAGGATGACTCAGCAGATGTTGCGGACAAGACTGCACAGAATGTGTTTAGGATATCAGACTGGACTAAGGGGGGAACTGAGGTGGCCTAGAGTTTGCCTAACAAAACTGAACAAAATTATGTAAGCCTGTCTTCAGCATACTTTATTGTTTCCCTTTCTGATGAGCTCTTGTTCGGTTGTGCAGCTAAAAGTAAACCTGCTCAAAAATGCAATGTGTACACTACACTGCACATAAGCACACGGGTGAAGATTATGATAGAGCGGTGGGTGAAGGTGAACGTGACATGAAGCCATCCCCATATCGACACCGGCCTTCAAAGCGCACGTGAATGTGCTCAGATGCAAAATAGCCCGATGCGGCCAAGGTCGGTCATTCGCTGAGTCTGCAAGACTTCCAAAGCACAACCCCGCTGAAACCCCCAGCCTAACAAttactatgtactgtatgtataactGCGAAGGTTTCTGTCTGCAGCAGCATTGATTGTCGCGGTGCGGCGGAAGCAAAGCACGACGAGGGGCTCCGCACAGCCGGCGACCCGTCATCCGGGGGCTGAAGGGGAGGCGATGGGGAGTCTCAGGTAGAAGAGTAATAGAGTATCGATCGTAATGTGAACATTCCGGCCGAGTACCGTCTAATCATTTACCCGCCGGCTGAGAAGCTGTCGAGCGGCTCCGAACTTGGCGCCATCCATCAGCCCCGCGGAGAGAAAGTACCAACCACCTACCAGACTTGCAAAAATTAGCTAAACATTTTCACTCAGGCGTGGCATTTTTTGCGTGGTCCTGGTTGTGTGCTCATTAAACATTTGTAAAGGGCGCAAGGCGGATAAAGGATGACATGCTTTGAATGGCCAACAACTTTATGGCGCATCCATCTGCCCATATTACTAATAAGACTGGCATTCTTGAGAGAGTTGGGCACAGTACGGAGAACAACGTTATCTTAGAGGAGTCCAGTGGCAGGGAAAAgtgttgaaacattttttggggggaaaagttATGGCCGTTCGGCCTTGGGGTTCTTCATTCTCGACTTTCGGGTTCCGTTTTCATTTCGTTGCATCACTAACTGTTGTGCTACAGCACACCAGTGGGGAAGCGAATGTTATACATGTGTTATAgaagaggagactaagggcagcaaGGAAACATGATGCTGCAGCAAGGTGGAGCCTATGGGGTATAACACTGGAGCATCCAGAGCTAAGGCACTGCAAAGAGGTAACGTTAGCTTGTCCTGTTTCTAGTGTTGACCATGaattttatccaagaggagactgagggccctagcaaagtggagactgtggagtataacacTACAGCGTTCAGAGCTTAGGCACAGAAGCGGGGTGATCTAACCTTAACTTCTCCTGTATTTACACTTGGCCACAAATGTTAcccaagaggagactgagggcagaaCTGAAACGGGACACTGCCGCAAAGTGAATGTTTTAGCCAGTGGCGGTTCTAGTCCATCATTAGCGGGGTGGCCAGACTGGGTCCAAGGGTATCCGTCCATCAATAGGGGGGTGATGTCTGCAAATTTTCGAGTCAATTTCATTTTGTCGACATGGGGCGGGGTCCTGTCCGCAACCGCCACTGGTTTTAGCGCAcactttttttgacaaatgGACAAGGAAAAAACGGCAGAGCGGCAGTCATGCGAGACATTTCCAGAGGAGTAACGATTGATTATCGCTCGTTCTTTATGCTTGACTGCCCCGCTGCCGTGTCTTTGGCGGGGGCCATAAATTTGGTCCAGATGCGTCCGAGCGAGGATAATAATCCCGCTCGCCGGGGTGCCCGTGAACCTTCGCCCCGACAATGACAACAACGAGGCCCCGGCGGCTTTCCATGTTTGCATTTcaatgctgttaaaaaaaaaaacaagagctgcCAGCCCATGTGTCAAGTGTGTGCACTTTCACACGGATTATAAAATAACATTAGTGTTAGCGTCTGATGCAGCAAATAAAATACTGCCGTTTATATTGAACAGCACCATGGGAGAAACGATGGGAAAATGCTGTAAAAGGGCCTCTGTTACAGAACTCAGAAAGTGAGttcaacatttcaacaatgtttttagcaaaaaaatgcaacttctCCAAAAAATATCTTTTCATGAAGTAAAtacaagtttttaaaaaaaccaaaagatttttttaaattccaatcaaaaatgtgtttcatgaaaaaaatattttaaaattagaaataaaaacattttcacaaaactaaatataaaatgttcattaaaaatctttaaaaaatacatttttcacaagaaaatatctttttttaatgaaaaaacgAATACAGCATAATTCCTCCAAAAGCAATTTTTATGGACAAATTctactttttcacaaaaatacaactgATAAAAACAAATTGCTACAAAAAACGAATGAAaatctttttcatttaaaaaaatctcatttatttcattaaaaagaattcttgaaaaaatataactttttttcataagaatacaacttttttcaccacaatttcattttaattcagccttttttttaaatcacgaaaaatacaccccccaaaaaaatcacgaattaaaaagataaaatacttcacataaaaaaagtctcaaaaaaagCCACTATTTCacgaaaaatatatttttttaaaattccccAAAATTTGGGGTGACGACATTCATAACCTCCAATCATGCTATGTCAGGACGCAGGTACACCGCAGACCTCCGTGTCGAAGTAGTAGTAAATTCTTAAATCTAACAAACTAAATGCACTTTCAATTATGATTGTTCAGAACATTTGCTTCTCTCTGGATTCCTGTAGTAGTTTGCTGTTAAACTTGATTATTCTGCACTTTCCCTAAACCCTCACACAGTGGCGGCGAGCTTTCAGTAGCCAttaggaggaagacgaggaaaCGTGCTTAATGGTTCCCATGAACAAATGCATGCTGGAGTGAAATCGTGTGGTAAATGTccattattgttattgtcataATGCTCATTTACGGTTTCATTATTAAAAGGTGCATTAGTCTAACCTTCTTGCTAGAGTGCAGTCGTTATCTACTTGTGCGGGAGTTAATCTGAGGAATGAATAGAGGGAATAATGTTTATCTATGCGTGTGAATACAGAGGGCAAATCAACGGCgtgtgattttaaaatataatgctACAATGTGCTCGGTTTGGCTCctcctgcttttttttctt
The DNA window shown above is from Phyllopteryx taeniolatus isolate TA_2022b chromosome 17, UOR_Ptae_1.2, whole genome shotgun sequence and carries:
- the LOC133467522 gene encoding olfactory marker protein-like; this encodes MANTLELLFCPDPQLTEVMRLRVQSLQQRGQKRQDGERLLQPNEAVYRLDFTKQSLGFSHWTVRLAHSGCLTITATSQLWTPDLTHLMTRQLLEPPGVFWRAADDAHEGGTKCYEADAHEFGERIAELAKVRKVMYFLFAFGEGCSPETVDCSITFTVDS